A region of Rhodamnia argentea isolate NSW1041297 chromosome 9, ASM2092103v1, whole genome shotgun sequence DNA encodes the following proteins:
- the LOC115753011 gene encoding membrane protein PM19L, whose protein sequence is MPTTAGQPMKSVASLLLLLNFCMYAIVLGIGGWAINRAIDHGFVIGPGFDLPAHFSPIYFPMGNAATGFFVTFALIAGVVGIASVIAGVNHVRSWNADSLPSAASAAAIAWTLTLLAMGFACKEIELRIRNSRLRTMEAFLIILSATQLLYIAAIHGGSMRRT, encoded by the exons ATGCCGACAACGGCCGGTCAGCCGATGAAGTCCGTCGCTTCCCTGCTTTTGCTCCTGAACTTCTGTATGTATGCCATTGTTCTGGGCATTGGTGGGTGGGCTATCAACAGAGCTATTGATCATGGTTTCGTCATTG GGCCAGGATTTGACCTTCCGGCGCATTTCTCGCCCATATACTTCCCTATGGGAAATGCCGCGACCGGATTCTTTGTGACATTCGCTTTGATAGCCGGAGTGGTTGGCATTGCATCAGTCATCGCCGGAGTCAACCATGTCCGCTCTTGGAACGCCGATAGCTTGCCGTCTGCAGCTTCAGCTGCTGCAATTGCCTGGACTCTCACTCTTCTAGCTATGGG ttTTGCCTGCAAAGAAATAGAGCTCCGCATCCGAAACTCTCGCCTG AGAACAATGGAGGCGTTCCTGATAATCCTCTCGGCAACTCAACTTCTATACATCGCAGCAATTCATGGTGGCTCGATGAGAAGAACATGA
- the LOC115753001 gene encoding translocase of chloroplast 120, chloroplastic-like isoform X2: MPSGSKRRKAAKKKKEKEAPISDSSSTNTNNSNTHENDEVRSHDEKDSDGGEPNSPASHDHHGPFSGGIEELGKSDPLPVASADVENKPVAVPVDSDAAPKIEVDGNGEVETVKEVKFEDDSPISIECVEPMKEKHDEGNEKSSFFGSDGESLVAEEKFGVEEGSENLKTSQFEDLEKPGESLPQELTEVIDGAPDEDVNVAETVVSLSEKVIDLTDAAPSDNKADFELNSRGKEDLLPSMDEVQQVASSGLEFASNNVGAKVFPVSVENSGVESGALTSVSMEKEGELLPSSGVLVAQTDNGMEKVKDLEVYESNNGLESASNNVGVKVFPVSVENSGVESGAVTSVSVEKEGELLPSSGVLVAQTNNGTQKARDFEVCESNNGLESASNNVGAIVFPVSVENSGVESGAVTSVSKEKEGEMLPSSGISVAQAHNGTKKAKDFEVCESSEDQPLVAPAPRIAEKRSWMSCCGLFDVFMGSSR, translated from the exons ATGCCATCGGGGTCGAAGAGGAGAAAAGCtgccaagaaaaagaaggaaaaggaagccCCAATCAGTGATTCTTCCTCGACCAACACCAACAACAGCAACACTCACG AAAATGATGAAGTGAGGAGCCATGATGAGAAAGATAGCGATGGCGGAGAGCCCAATTCCCCTGCATCTCATGACCACCATGGCCCATTCAGCGGGGGGATTGAAGAATTGGGAAAGAGTGATCCATTGCCTGTTGCATCGGCAGATGTTGAGAACAAGCCAGTGGCTGTACCAGTTGATTCCGATGCTGCGCCAAAAATTGAAGTAGATGGCAATGGTGAAGTCGAAACTGTTAAGGAAGTGAAGTTTGAAGATGATTCTCCCATTTCCATTGAGTGCGTTGAGCCTATGAAGGAAAAGCATGATGAGGGCAACGAGAAATCCAGCTTCTTTGGGTCTGATGGTGAGTCTCTGGTCGCTGAggagaagtttggagtggaagagggaagtgaaaatttgaaaacgagccaatttgaagatttggaaaagCCAGGTGAGTCTTTGCCTCAAGAGTTGACCGAAGTGATTGATGGTGCCCCGGATGAGGATGTAAATGTGGCTGAAACAGTGGTGTCTCTGTCTGAGAAGGTTATTGACTTGACTGATGCTGCTCCATCTGATAATAAAGCAGATTTTGAACTCAATTCTAGGGGTAAAGAGGATTTGTTACCCTCAATGGATGAGGTCCAACAAGTTGCATCCAGTGGGTTGGAATTTGCATCAAACAATGTTGGGGCTAAAGTGTTTCCTGTGTCAGTTGAAAATTCTGGAGTTGAATCTGGTGCCTTAACTTCGGTCTCTATGGAAAAGGAGGGTGAGTTGTTGCCATCTTCAGGAGTTTTGGTTGCTCAGACAGAtaacggtatggagaaggtgAAGGATTTGGAGGTTTATGAATCGAACAATGGGTTGGAGTCTGCATCAAATAATGTCGGGGTTAAAGTGTTTCCTGTGTCAGTTGAAAATTCTGGAGTTGAATCTGGTGCTGTAACTTCGGTCTCTGTAGAAAAGGAGGGTGAATTATTGCCATCTTCAGGAGTTTTGGTTGCACAGACTAATAACGGTACGCAGAAGGCCAGGGATTTTGAG GTTTGTGAATCGAACAATGGGTTGGAGTCTGCATCAAACAATGTCGGGGCTATAGTGTTTCCTGTATCAGTTGAAAATTCTGGAGTTGAATCTGGTGCTGTAActtctgtctcaaaagaaaaggagggcgAAATGTTGCCATCTTCAGGAATTTCGGTTGCTCAGGCTCATAACGGTACAAAGAAGGCCAAGGATTTTGAGGTTTGTGAATCGTCTGAGGACCAG CCATTGGTGGCACCGGCTCCAAGAATTGCGGAAAAGAGGTCCTGGATGAGCTGTTGTGGACTATTTGATGTCTTTATGGGCTCTAGTAGATGA
- the LOC115753001 gene encoding uncharacterized protein LOC115753001 isoform X1, which translates to MPSGSKRRKAAKKKKEKEAPISDSSSTNTNNSNTHENDEVRSHDEKDSDGGEPNSPASHDHHGPFSGGIEELGKSDPLPVASADVENKPVAVPVDSDAAPKIEVDGNGEVETVKEVKFEDDSPISIECVEPMKEKHDEGNEKSSFFGSDGESLVAEEKFGVEEGSENLKTSQFEDLEKPGESLPQELTEVIDGAPDEDVNVAETVVSLSEKVIDLTDAAPSDNKADFELNSRGKEDLLPSMDEVQQVASSGLEFASNNVGAKVFPVSVENSGVESGALTSVSMEKEGELLPSSGVLVAQTDNGMEKVKDLEVYESNNGLESASNNVGVKVFPVSVENSGVESGAVTSVSKEKEGELLPSSGISVAQTHNSTEKANDFQVCESNNGLESASNNVGAIVFPVSVENSGVESGAVTSVSKEKEGEMLPSSGISVAQAHNGTKKAKDFEVCESSEDQPLVAPAPRIAEKRSWMSCCGLFDVFMGSSR; encoded by the exons ATGCCATCGGGGTCGAAGAGGAGAAAAGCtgccaagaaaaagaaggaaaaggaagccCCAATCAGTGATTCTTCCTCGACCAACACCAACAACAGCAACACTCACG AAAATGATGAAGTGAGGAGCCATGATGAGAAAGATAGCGATGGCGGAGAGCCCAATTCCCCTGCATCTCATGACCACCATGGCCCATTCAGCGGGGGGATTGAAGAATTGGGAAAGAGTGATCCATTGCCTGTTGCATCGGCAGATGTTGAGAACAAGCCAGTGGCTGTACCAGTTGATTCCGATGCTGCGCCAAAAATTGAAGTAGATGGCAATGGTGAAGTCGAAACTGTTAAGGAAGTGAAGTTTGAAGATGATTCTCCCATTTCCATTGAGTGCGTTGAGCCTATGAAGGAAAAGCATGATGAGGGCAACGAGAAATCCAGCTTCTTTGGGTCTGATGGTGAGTCTCTGGTCGCTGAggagaagtttggagtggaagagggaagtgaaaatttgaaaacgagccaatttgaagatttggaaaagCCAGGTGAGTCTTTGCCTCAAGAGTTGACCGAAGTGATTGATGGTGCCCCGGATGAGGATGTAAATGTGGCTGAAACAGTGGTGTCTCTGTCTGAGAAGGTTATTGACTTGACTGATGCTGCTCCATCTGATAATAAAGCAGATTTTGAACTCAATTCTAGGGGTAAAGAGGATTTGTTACCCTCAATGGATGAGGTCCAACAAGTTGCATCCAGTGGGTTGGAATTTGCATCAAACAATGTTGGGGCTAAAGTGTTTCCTGTGTCAGTTGAAAATTCTGGAGTTGAATCTGGTGCCTTAACTTCGGTCTCTATGGAAAAGGAGGGTGAGTTGTTGCCATCTTCAGGAGTTTTGGTTGCTCAGACAGAtaacggtatggagaaggtgAAGGATTTGGAGGTTTATGAATCGAACAATGGGTTGGAGTCTGCATCAAATAATGTCGGGGTTAAAGTGTTTCCTGTGTCAGTTGAAAATTCTGGAGTTGAATCTGGTGCTGTAACTTCGGTCTCT aaagaaaaggagggtgAATTGTTGCCATCTTCAGGAATTTCGGTTGCACAGACTCATAACAGTACAGAGAAGGCCAATGATTTTCAGGTTTGTGAATCGAACAATGGGTTGGAGTCTGCATCAAACAATGTCGGGGCTATAGTGTTTCCTGTATCAGTTGAAAATTCTGGAGTTGAATCTGGTGCTGTAActtctgtctcaaaagaaaaggagggcgAAATGTTGCCATCTTCAGGAATTTCGGTTGCTCAGGCTCATAACGGTACAAAGAAGGCCAAGGATTTTGAGGTTTGTGAATCGTCTGAGGACCAG CCATTGGTGGCACCGGCTCCAAGAATTGCGGAAAAGAGGTCCTGGATGAGCTGTTGTGGACTATTTGATGTCTTTATGGGCTCTAGTAGATGA